The genomic stretch GAATCAAAACTTGCAGCTGGTTCAAGTTCGTCCTCGACCAGTACTGATACTCATGATCAAGAACATGTCTGTAACGTAGAGAAAAACCACGAAATAGAACCAGAAATGGGTTTTGGAGCTGATGACAAGGCTGTGAACAAGATTactgaagaagatgaagacagAGACGAAGAAGAATATTACAGCGACGATTGtgtggaggaagaagaaagcgatggagaagaagaggcaGCTGGTTTGGCAACCGAGGAGTTGAACAAAAGAGCGGAAGATCTCATTGCTAGGGTTAAAAGGCAAAGGTGGCTTGAAGCCAGGCTAGACGATTGCGGAAGAGGATGATGAGTTGAAGAGATTGCATGATTTCGTTGAAGAAATTCATGGATATATAATTTACAAGTTTAGTTGCAGCTTCTTCTGTATCTCTCCCACCATGACTACTAGAGAATCATTTGAGGGAGGTGCAATTAATATTCTTCTCAGGGCAAGTAATACTGAAAACTGGACTGCCTTCTTTATAAATCGATAGACCACACCTTTTCACTTCTTAACTTCTAAGTTCAAATTAACAATATTGATGCGCGATCCGATGCTCTTATACAAATTGATGTGAATCTGCGTTGGAAcgaaaggaacccacaaaaaatttaatcaaatccCATAAAAGCCAAAATCAGATATAAAGTAATAAATTTCTTGACCCATTGATTTGCGAACCAAGAATCTagattatatcaaaatttagaCCCATTGATAAGCAGAAACAAGAACCAATAATTGTGTTGTTCAACGCCATAATGATTGTTCaaatctttgataagttcaagATTTAAACActagaaaaaaatcaatcatttgAGTTCGAAGTTGTGTTCATTGAAAAACAAGATAATAAAAGAGAAAtctttcaaattcaattcataattttcttcccCTTTCTTTTATAATGGAAAATCTTTTAGGGAGTGTTTGGTAcaggagaagtttttaaattcttgaaattcatgattcttgagaatgctcttggaaatctttgattctcaagatttatgcaattctatgtttggttaaatttaaatattctcaGTAATGTTCAGTATTATTTTCTAAGAATGTTATATTcctatatttagtttaaatataacatctctgggaattcatgttctttttctaaaattatccttatttaattttttatataaaaatgataatttttttccactatataaaatattgggacccacaatatctttagaaagtccaaaaaatatcatttttttacacattatgtatatatatatatgcatgtgtatatatatatatattataatatatatgtttgtatgaatatctactttaatatatataatattttataataaataatataaatatattacatatataatatatttgtatgggggttataaaagggtaaggggtgctttaatctttttatttgttaaaagcATTCTCAAGTTCATGGGAAAGTTGGATTCCCAACTCcttatgaaaatctttttgtggaaaagttgtttaaaaatcATTCCAGGGAATCCTATTTCTCatgattctttttataaaaaaattgtatcgAATATAGGAATACAGATTCCCAACTTGACATTCCCATGAATATTAAAATTTCTCTTGTACCAAACGCCCCCTTAAatagacaaaaataattaaatcttaattctatttgaaaattaataaaaatcctaaatttagTCATAAACTAAATTCTAAATCTAATGAATTTTAGTTAgttcaatccaaataaaagtagAAATACCCGATCCAACTACAAGttagaataataaaactaaccaAATCTTAAAATACATAGGAAATAAGTAAACCATTTGCTAAACAATAATCCTAGTAAAAAAAGAATTAGTATTCATCCAATTCCGACACGGTTAACTGGATTGACTGATCCGattgcattattattaattgGCTCTTCATGATTCTCATCACGATTGACTGAATTAATTGATCTGATTGCATCACTATTAGTAGATCCTCAAATATGcaaaataaattctattattatcATTGTGttttactatattattaatCGAATGAGTCTCGAAACATAGTATATATAACATTACCGATATGTATTCGCACgattagtttggatttattgtacattttattgttatattattttttataatatattgtgAATACTTAATTTATAgaacaatatataatatatgagattaaatataaaataaaactaagtgagaaaatgggaaaatgaatgAGTGCGTCATGGTGATGGTGGTGTGGTCCCAAACTGATTAATTTTCACCTCTTTTCTTCCTAACATTACTTATTACTGGCTGGGGCTGCTGTTGGGGTTGGTTGGTAATGGCATTGCTTTCTTAACGAAGAAGACACGTACAAGTTCAATAATGCATATTTTttatagtattattattattattattattgtatacATTATTTGGATTGACAGTACAGTACGGTACTGATACTGTACAAAGATGTATATTCAGTACAGTTCCAGGTATATTGCTACCACCCCAACCAACTGACGGACTTGGTTCCGGTAGTACAACTCATGAATATTTGCAACtcaatgagtgggggagggtgGAGAGCGCCCAcccaaatcccaaattcatGGTGTGACTTTagttaatgataaaatttagtgaactataacaaattttaaattgacATTTAAAAAcatcttaataaataatttattgagatattttaactattaagatattaataataaaggGTATTTCATCATCGtactttattagaattattttattgagatatttttttaaattataccttaaaatagtattttataggGCACTTAAATTTACCTATTAGAATACTTAATTATTTTGCCTTGTTAGAGTTATTGTATTGggacattttttaaattgtgtcttaaaataatattttaaaggacactttttaaaaaataccttAAAAAAGATgtctcaataaattatttttgttgtagtggtTGAAAAGagtaatttataaaataaagaaggacctatttaataaaaaaataacgcACAGTGGGTGTTTGATCAAAGACTGGATGTTGGGTGATACTTAATTTGCCCTATGAATTTATAATTACAGATATAATAAAAGgttcttcaaaataaaattatagaaatgtaaaaataaaagagatatgGTAAGGAtctattttttggttttttatgttctaatttggagaaaatataaaaataaacattgttaattaaattctaattacattaaaatttggctaataagaaattaattaagttaatttaaagctaaatttaactaaaatgaAGACAAAACCAAGAACTAATAGAATACCCAAAATGCCCCTTCCtaactataattaaaaaaaatgaataaaaaaatactactcTTGcgatcgtttttttttttttctttttttgatgacCTAGGTTCTGAACTTCGCCCAACTTGTCCTGAAGAGAGTGACCTTCTCGCTTAATTCACTCTTCAGATAAATTCAGATGCAGTCATAATGCACCTTATCACCCCTCCGGGgtcgtcttcttcttttctgTATCTGTTTTCGAGTTGCTTTAGAAGAATGGCCCCCATTCCTGATGGAACAATttgtagaaataaaaaaatactatttatgtgGTTGTATTTTCTACCTACTCAAGTTTGATTTCTGCAAATTGAACCCATATATGTTCGActttatagaaaaattgaatcTAATGGAGAAtaaagaggagaaaagagataTAGAGATtactaaatataaaaagaagaagaataaacaaccatagaagaaaacaaaaaggctAAAGGAGCAGACaaatttagagaagaagaactCGTAATGGCTAAGAGAACCGATCATCGATGGTTCTTGACCAttgcaagttttttttttttttaactatttctttattagattttatcaaatttatttttattttgattttagttaaCTGAATTAGGGTTTAGTTAAAAGTATTTGTGATTGAAGGGATGTGAATGCAAGACATTGAAAACACATGTGATGTGATCAGCAAAATAGGCCCAAGACAAAGACGTGGATGCTCTTCTACCTGTCAATctcaacctctataaatagaaaacGATCCCTATAATTGAGGTACAATAAGAACTCTATTAAGACTACACTTCTACTATTAATAGCGCATACTTTTTCAGTTAAATTAACTTAGGCATCGAGAGGCCTACACGAGAGACATCTCATGCCCTTTcctctcttttgtttttataagTTTCTCGAAGATTGAAGGTTGAAAACAAAGACTCTCTTGCAACtgtaaatttttttgtcaatGTTGGTTTTCCATGCAACTTGAGTCTCGGCCAAACCACAAGATCAAGCATAAATCGAGAAAAGTAAAGAACACAAGAACACAAGGCTTTACGTGTTCGGATCCAAAGATTCTACTCACGGCAAAGGCTTCGCTTCTAGTCAATCAACTAAATATCTCAagattacaagatcacaacaaGAATAAACCGTATTACAAATAAAGAACTGAAAACAGAATACAAAAAAGAGAACAAGCGTACAATCTGTCCAACCAATCTAAAAGATCAAGTTGAGTATCTGTTTTATCAGTTTTCCCAATTTCTCATACCTCAAGCGATTCAACAACAGAGATTAAAAACAATACAGTCTTACCGAATAATCTTACCACAAATCAAAACCGATCAAACAAGATAATGATTCACGATAGTGGGTGTCTCACTTCATGCGCCGAACATAAGGTTCCAAAAGTGGAGAATGAGAGAATAACAGATATGATGATTTAGGGCAGAATGCGCCCTTTTATAGTAGCAAGCAACCGAGTTAGGCTGAGGCAAACACGCACGAGCCACATGAAAATAGGCTTGGCTCATGTAACATATCTCGGCCCAATGGCTATTGGCCCATAAAATTAATCAGCagatcatatacatatatacacatttaaatGTTAGCTAAATGAAAAAATCCAGAATTACATATATGACaaatgcaaacaaaatgcacataacaaatatatgaaaatacattttgaatcataaatcttaacaaattccaccttgattcaagaatggattaaaAAATGGACTTGACTAGAGACCTCTACAAATTCTCCTAGCTACAACAGGAGTGTATTGAGCAGCGACACAACTTGCTCAAACTTAAGACTCAACACCGACTCGACTAATACATGCCTTACTAAGGGTAACAAGATCTTCTATCAAGACTCCTATAAACAAAACAACAGGGCTAACACTCAGCCTTCCATTAGACACATAAATTTCCTAAAGTTCCACCTTAAGGATAACACATTTCCACCTTAAACTCTACACTATGAGTTTGTTCAAGTACATCTAATTCTACAAGACCATCAAATGCTACAAGACCAGACACACATCAACATCTAGACCTACatcagaatttaaaaaataggtCCTAGACAGAAACCGAGAACTCGGAACAGCTCCCAATAAAGAGACAGAGAAAGCAACTTACAACCCATGGGAATCAAAACACAGACATCTATAGAAACCTCTAACCCATACCATAAAATAGGATTCATACAGCCTTTTAGGTTACTAACCTAAACAAATCCATTCATGTCTAACATGCTTAACTCTAACAGCTCTTTTATGACCAATGTGCCCTAGCCTTTCCATGCCTAGACTCCAAGCCTACAGCCCTCCTATACTCTCATAATCATCAAACAGGTTGGTTGATTCTActttatccttatttttttcgagatctttcttctttttgaaaTACTCTTTCCTTAAGTGACCCTCTTTCTTACAGTACCAGCAAGTTTTGGTTGTTGGGGATCCCTTTCTTGACCCTCTAAGCATAGGTTTATCCCTAGTGGTATTGCTATCTGCTTGACCACTAACCTGCAGTCCCTCTATAGGACTTAACCTATTGTCCCTCTTAACCTCAAGATCCCTAGATCTAAGAGCTGACAACACATCTTCTAAGGTCAAAGAAGATCTACCATATTTAATGACTGTTTTAAGGTCTTTATAAGCTTATGGCAAAGAGTTTAACCAAAGAATAGCTTGATTCTCATCAGAAATTCTTTCATCAACATTTGCTAATTCTATTGTAATCACTTTAAATTCATCTAGATTTTCCCTTACGATTTTTGCAGGGT from Diospyros lotus cultivar Yz01 chromosome 9, ASM1463336v1, whole genome shotgun sequence encodes the following:
- the LOC127810290 gene encoding uncharacterized protein LOC127810290, yielding MDPIEPARKLLAKEKWKMRQILIKALICSLFCSCPFWFPKLCSSVNHFACVSLPHLKSFFVNPMCLFVVGNAIVVFLVGESKLAAGSSSSSTSTDTHDQEHVCNVEKNHEIEPEMGFGADDKAVNKITEEDEDRDEEEYYSDDCVEEEESDGEEEAAGLATEELNKRAEDLIARVKRQRWLEARLDDCGRG